The following proteins are encoded in a genomic region of Bacillota bacterium:
- a CDS encoding cobalamin-binding protein: MRIVSLLPSATEIVYALGLGDSLVGRSHECDYPPAVQDKPVVTKSLIPSQLPSRDVDRLVSEILRTHDTLYTLDVDLLQHLKPDLILTQALCTVCAVSHRTVLEAVQHLYPRPEVINLEPTTLAEVMDTFMTVAEAAGVPARGRRLVDICHQQLKQIQADNSLLPPVRVSFLEWIDPLFTCGHWIPELVALAGGIDGHGQAGTPSRRMHWQEVVDWQPEAIVISCCGFSVQRTLQEMCLLQNRSGWETLPAVRRGNVFIADGSSFFSRPGPRLVDSARWLSDKLSQARNALEPNRGSLS, from the coding sequence ATGCGCATTGTTTCGCTTTTGCCCAGTGCAACAGAGATAGTATACGCTCTCGGACTTGGAGATAGCCTTGTGGGCAGGAGCCACGAGTGCGATTATCCCCCTGCCGTACAGGATAAGCCTGTCGTCACCAAGAGCCTAATTCCGTCGCAACTGCCCAGTCGTGACGTCGATAGGTTGGTTTCGGAGATCCTGCGCACCCATGATACCCTTTACACTCTAGACGTAGATCTGCTACAACACCTCAAGCCCGACCTTATCCTGACGCAGGCGCTGTGTACGGTGTGTGCGGTCTCTCATCGCACCGTATTAGAAGCAGTGCAGCACCTATATCCACGTCCAGAGGTAATCAATCTGGAACCAACTACCCTTGCCGAAGTCATGGACACTTTCATGACGGTCGCCGAAGCAGCTGGAGTGCCTGCACGGGGGCGAAGACTTGTCGATATCTGCCATCAGCAGCTGAAGCAGATTCAGGCGGATAACAGTCTTTTGCCACCTGTGCGGGTGAGCTTTTTGGAATGGATTGATCCTCTCTTCACCTGCGGGCACTGGATACCGGAACTCGTTGCTTTAGCTGGAGGGATCGATGGACATGGTCAAGCTGGCACGCCGTCTCGGCGCATGCACTGGCAAGAGGTGGTGGATTGGCAACCTGAGGCGATAGTCATCTCTTGTTGTGGGTTCTCGGTACAGCGCACTCTCCAGGAGATGTGCTTATTGCAGAATCGGAGCGGTTGGGAGACGCTACCAGCTGTGAGGAGGGGCAATGTTTTCATTGCTGATGGGAGTTCCTTCTTTAGTCGCCCTGGCCCACGTCTTGTAGACTCAGCGCGATGGTTATCTGACAAGCTATCTCAAGCTAGAAATGCCTTAGAGCCAAACAGGGGCAGCCTATCGTGA
- a CDS encoding serpin family protein codes for MKRVNVYLPLLALVLAGCGNVPTTGVGNEPSQPTTGNKATETTRKVDPRLIDANNQFGFALLHQLRKADREKNLFLSPASITLALAMTYNGAAGETEQAMAKVMSLQNMSKEDLNQAASDLRQDLQSADAKVELTIANSLWARQGIAFKQQFLETNRRYFGAQVSVLDFADPEAPQSINRWVDTSTKGKIKKIVDNISPRTVMFLINAIYFHGKWQKPFDKSLTQEKPFHLANGEQKRVPMMAQTGKFPYLKGENFQMVSLPYGEGRISMVIVLPDEGTSLNEWLESLNSERWKAWTSRLVPAEGDLQLPRFKMDYEKTLNDALKEMGMAVAFEPDRADFTGMRDERDLFLEKVHHKAIVEVDEEGTEAAAVTSVQVGITSVQQPRPPFKMVVDRPFFCAIRESRTGMVLFMGAVYEP; via the coding sequence ATGAAACGGGTTAATGTGTATCTGCCCCTGCTTGCCCTGGTGCTGGCAGGGTGCGGTAACGTCCCGACCACCGGCGTGGGTAACGAACCCTCGCAACCTACCACCGGCAATAAAGCAACCGAAACGACCAGAAAGGTGGACCCGAGGCTGATAGACGCAAACAACCAGTTTGGTTTCGCACTGCTTCACCAGCTGCGCAAAGCGGACAGGGAGAAGAATCTGTTTCTTTCGCCAGCGAGCATTACTCTCGCCCTTGCCATGACCTACAACGGCGCAGCAGGCGAAACCGAGCAAGCAATGGCGAAGGTGATGTCCCTGCAGAATATGAGTAAGGAGGATCTGAACCAGGCGGCTTCAGACCTGCGCCAGGACCTGCAGAGCGCAGACGCCAAAGTAGAACTGACCATCGCGAACTCGCTGTGGGCGCGGCAGGGCATCGCCTTCAAACAGCAGTTTTTGGAGACCAACCGCCGTTACTTCGGGGCGCAGGTGAGCGTGCTGGACTTCGCCGACCCTGAGGCGCCTCAGTCCATCAACCGCTGGGTAGACACCAGCACGAAAGGCAAAATCAAGAAGATAGTCGATAACATCTCGCCGCGCACGGTGATGTTCCTCATCAACGCTATCTACTTCCATGGCAAGTGGCAGAAGCCTTTCGACAAATCCCTGACACAGGAGAAGCCCTTCCATCTGGCAAACGGCGAGCAGAAGCGCGTGCCGATGATGGCGCAAACGGGCAAGTTCCCCTACCTGAAGGGAGAAAACTTCCAGATGGTAAGCCTGCCGTACGGTGAGGGGCGGATCAGCATGGTGATTGTCCTGCCTGACGAAGGCACAAGCCTGAACGAATGGCTGGAATCACTGAATTCGGAAAGATGGAAGGCGTGGACATCTCGATTGGTTCCTGCAGAGGGCGACCTGCAGCTGCCCCGCTTCAAAATGGATTATGAGAAGACGCTAAACGACGCCCTGAAGGAAATGGGAATGGCGGTGGCTTTCGAACCCGACCGCGCGGACTTCACCGGTATGCGTGACGAGCGAGACCTGTTCCTCGAGAAGGTTCACCACAAAGCAATCGTGGAGGTGGACGAAGAGGGCACCGAAGCGGCTGCGGTCACCTCCGTGCAGGTGGGCATCACCTCTGTGCAACAGCCTCGCCCACCCTTTAAGATGGTGGTGGACCGGCCGTTCTTCTGCGCCATTCGCGAATCCCGCACCGGTATGGTGCTGTTCATGGGTGCGGTGTATGAGCCATAG
- the purQ gene encoding phosphoribosylformylglycinamidine synthase subunit PurQ — MRFGVVVFPGSNCDADTYYAIRDVLQQPVEYIWHQDNDLHGVDCVILPGGFSYGDYLRCGAIARFSAVMQAVEEFARQGGLVIGICNGFQILCEAHLLPGALVRNEGLRFVCKHVYLRVENADTPFTNRCQVGEVLRIPIAHGEGRYVCDRETLQELQANNQILFRYCDSSGALTKESNPNGSLANIAGIANEHFNVMGMMPHPERACEAILGSEDGLKIFHSIVHSALAAAR; from the coding sequence ATGAGATTCGGGGTGGTGGTGTTCCCCGGCTCGAACTGCGATGCCGACACCTACTACGCCATCCGTGATGTACTGCAACAGCCGGTGGAATATATCTGGCATCAGGACAACGACCTGCACGGCGTGGATTGCGTCATCCTGCCGGGTGGCTTTTCGTACGGCGACTATTTGCGGTGCGGCGCGATTGCCCGCTTCTCGGCAGTGATGCAGGCGGTGGAAGAGTTCGCCCGGCAGGGGGGACTGGTTATCGGCATCTGCAACGGCTTCCAGATTCTGTGCGAGGCGCACCTGTTGCCGGGTGCGCTGGTGCGCAACGAAGGGTTGCGCTTTGTCTGCAAGCATGTCTATCTGCGCGTAGAGAACGCCGATACCCCCTTTACCAACCGGTGTCAGGTGGGCGAAGTGCTGCGCATCCCCATCGCACACGGGGAAGGGCGCTACGTGTGCGACCGCGAAACCCTGCAGGAGCTGCAGGCGAACAACCAGATACTCTTCCGCTACTGCGATAGCAGTGGCGCGTTGACGAAGGAGAGCAATCCCAACGGTTCGCTGGCGAACATCGCTGGCATCGCCAACGAGCATTTCAACGTCATGGGCATGATGCCCCATCCGGAACGCGCCTGCGAGGCGATTTTAGGCTCTGAAGACGGTCTGAAGATTTTTCATTCTATCGTGCACTCCGCGCTGGCGGCAGCACGGTAA
- a CDS encoding heterodisulfide reductase subunit A-like protein — MEVKIVLCNCKGLCPSFKETDMDTLLFEIESELDATYAVLNAQLCGQGGNAVLREVLRNAGDETYVVVGACAPEAQVKLFKKLLRETGFDERRFIPVDIRNTNNEGVITRLKEAVQQVAQAA; from the coding sequence ATGGAAGTCAAAATCGTGCTCTGCAACTGCAAGGGGCTGTGTCCCTCCTTTAAGGAGACGGACATGGACACCCTGCTGTTTGAGATCGAGTCCGAGCTGGACGCCACGTATGCCGTGTTAAACGCGCAGCTGTGTGGGCAGGGCGGCAACGCCGTGCTCCGGGAGGTGCTTCGGAACGCCGGCGATGAGACCTACGTGGTAGTTGGCGCGTGTGCACCTGAAGCGCAGGTCAAGCTGTTCAAAAAGTTGTTGCGGGAGACCGGCTTCGATGAGCGTCGCTTCATTCCGGTGGACATCCGCAACACCAATAACGAGGGGGTTATTACCCGTCTGAAAGAGGCGGTACAACAGGTCGCGCAGGCAGCGTGA
- the purS gene encoding phosphoribosylformylglycinamidine synthase subunit PurS has protein sequence MPRVRVLVTLKPTLLDAQGRTVQDALHALGYQNVNQVRIGKVIELDIADEGQPVEAQVKEMCDRLLANPVTELYEIEVLE, from the coding sequence ATGCCCAGAGTGCGCGTACTCGTCACGCTGAAACCCACCTTGCTGGACGCCCAGGGCAGGACGGTGCAGGATGCGCTGCACGCCCTGGGCTATCAAAACGTGAATCAGGTGCGTATCGGCAAGGTGATCGAGCTGGACATTGCCGACGAAGGGCAGCCGGTGGAGGCACAGGTGAAAGAGATGTGCGACCGCCTGCTGGCAAACCCGGTCACCGAGCTGTATGAGATTGAGGTGCTGGAATGA
- a CDS encoding YihY/virulence factor BrkB family protein encodes MFHRIKHGFQVARKAYRGWREHDAPLLAAAIAFYAMLSLSPLLVVAVAVTALVLEPEVASQYLINVVGQAVNEESARFAQEVLRNTQRPASTFSAAGISLLLMLFGAARLFRQLKAAVNIVWATRQQSQGLRATVREHLLAVVMVLLAATALVVWLGVDVVLSALSARWRTVSAGWRWLNFVAGWMLLTLLFATTYRLLPDVQLRWQDVWAGAAIGAFLFALCKLVVGVYLGLTGVQSAYGAASAAVVLLLWAYFSTQAFLFGAEWAKVVWEERQKTTSLQ; translated from the coding sequence ATGTTTCACCGGATAAAACACGGGTTCCAGGTCGCCAGAAAAGCGTATCGCGGATGGCGCGAGCACGATGCCCCTTTACTCGCCGCTGCTATCGCCTTTTATGCGATGCTGTCGCTGTCGCCGTTACTGGTGGTGGCGGTAGCGGTGACGGCACTGGTGCTCGAGCCGGAGGTGGCGTCGCAGTACCTGATCAACGTGGTGGGGCAGGCTGTCAACGAGGAGAGCGCACGCTTCGCCCAGGAGGTCCTGCGCAATACCCAGCGTCCTGCCAGCACCTTTTCCGCTGCAGGTATCAGCCTGTTGCTGATGCTTTTCGGGGCGGCACGGCTCTTCCGGCAGCTCAAGGCAGCGGTCAATATCGTATGGGCTACCCGCCAACAAAGTCAGGGATTACGTGCGACCGTGCGTGAGCATCTGCTGGCGGTGGTGATGGTGCTGCTCGCGGCGACAGCGCTGGTGGTGTGGTTGGGAGTGGATGTGGTGCTTTCCGCGCTGTCCGCGCGGTGGAGGACGGTTTCGGCGGGGTGGCGGTGGCTGAACTTTGTTGCGGGATGGATGTTGTTAACGCTGCTTTTCGCGACCACCTACCGCCTTCTACCCGATGTGCAGTTACGCTGGCAGGACGTGTGGGCGGGTGCCGCCATCGGTGCATTTCTGTTCGCGTTGTGTAAGCTGGTGGTGGGCGTTTACCTGGGGTTGACAGGTGTGCAATCGGCATACGGTGCGGCGAGCGCAGCGGTGGTGCTTCTACTGTGGGCATACTTCTCCACACAGGCGTTCCTGTTCGGAGCGGAGTGGGCAAAAGTGGTATGGGAGGAGAGGCAGAAAACCACCTCCCTGCAATAG
- a CDS encoding aromatic aminobenezylarsenical efflux permease ArsG family transporter → MLGRPGKMGDWQSIPLVTSLWLGLLTSISPCPLATNLAGLGFVSREVGRPGAVVVSGLFYTLGRALAYLLIAVAVVSGLLAIPATSYFLQHHLHRLLGPLLVVVGAILLDLVPLPVPTNRLGLWTAERAQHWGWFAAMALGFVFALSFCPVSAALYFGALIPLCVKSGFYLPYPLIYGIGTAVPVVAIAVALARGANAAGAWLNRLSQMEKVFRVGTGVLLIGLGIYLSGSAIFRWW, encoded by the coding sequence TTGTTGGGGCGACCGGGCAAAATGGGTGATTGGCAGTCCATACCGCTGGTTACTTCCTTGTGGCTGGGGCTGTTGACCTCTATCAGCCCCTGTCCTCTGGCAACGAATCTGGCTGGGCTGGGGTTTGTTTCACGCGAGGTAGGGCGCCCCGGCGCAGTGGTTGTATCCGGATTGTTTTACACACTGGGACGCGCCTTAGCCTATTTGCTGATTGCTGTCGCTGTGGTTTCGGGGCTGCTGGCAATCCCGGCAACCTCCTACTTCCTGCAGCATCATCTGCACAGGCTGCTGGGTCCGTTGCTGGTAGTCGTCGGGGCGATATTGCTGGATTTGGTTCCCCTTCCCGTTCCGACGAACCGGCTGGGCTTGTGGACGGCGGAGCGTGCCCAGCACTGGGGTTGGTTCGCAGCGATGGCGCTGGGTTTTGTGTTTGCGCTGTCGTTCTGTCCGGTATCCGCAGCGCTGTACTTCGGTGCGCTGATCCCTCTCTGTGTGAAAAGCGGTTTTTATCTGCCTTACCCGCTGATTTACGGCATCGGCACAGCGGTACCGGTCGTTGCCATCGCCGTCGCACTGGCGAGAGGCGCGAATGCCGCCGGAGCATGGCTGAACCGACTATCGCAGATGGAAAAAGTGTTTCGCGTGGGAACGGGTGTGCTGCTGATAGGATTGGGCATCTATCTTTCAGGGTCTGCTATCTTCCGCTGGTGGTAA
- the greA gene encoding transcription elongation factor GreA: MNGQEIVLTAEGYARIEKELEHLSKVERKAVADRIREAKDFGELTENAEYEDAKSEQALIEGRILELRQILSQAVILKDEDISTEHVSIGSYVRVRDIDTGEEWEFRMVSPFEADPDEDRISHESPIGEALLGHRVGEVVEANIPAGKVRYEILQIRK, translated from the coding sequence TTGAACGGACAGGAGATCGTGCTGACCGCTGAGGGTTACGCACGCATCGAGAAAGAGCTGGAGCACCTGAGCAAGGTGGAGCGCAAAGCGGTGGCAGACCGCATCCGCGAAGCGAAGGATTTTGGCGAGCTGACGGAAAATGCGGAATATGAGGATGCCAAAAGCGAGCAAGCGCTCATCGAAGGGCGAATACTGGAGCTGCGTCAAATCCTGAGCCAGGCGGTCATCCTGAAAGACGAGGATATCTCGACCGAGCACGTGAGCATCGGTTCATACGTTCGCGTGCGCGATATCGATACGGGGGAAGAATGGGAGTTCCGCATGGTCAGCCCCTTCGAGGCGGACCCCGATGAAGACCGTATCTCCCACGAATCGCCCATCGGTGAAGCGCTGCTTGGACACAGGGTGGGCGAAGTGGTCGAGGCGAATATACCGGCGGGCAAGGTACGGTACGAGATTCTACAAATCCGGAAATAG
- a CDS encoding sulfite exporter TauE/SafE family protein, translated as MSRDVIIVVGLSVLSFVSGMLGLGVAFAAIPFLGLFMNSLVHEVQPLSLTLNGVTALFATLGFARSGYIDWKKAFTLAVVTTVSAPIGAVLAQRIPQKTIWIIYFFAVAYLAYRLFKPVKGEGTQVPNFPLALVLAVPISILSGLLGVGPGFLLMPTLILVGFEPKMAAGINAFAVTPPSFSALIPHLSTAQWDMHITVWCIVVGIVFSYLGAKVTSSYVPNQRLKQLFGVLIVVMTLYKIYTLIH; from the coding sequence ATGTCGCGTGACGTGATTATTGTGGTGGGCTTGAGCGTCCTCTCTTTCGTGTCGGGGATGCTGGGGCTGGGAGTGGCTTTCGCCGCCATCCCATTTCTGGGGCTGTTCATGAACAGCCTGGTGCACGAGGTGCAGCCGCTCAGCCTGACGCTGAACGGGGTTACTGCGCTGTTCGCGACCCTCGGCTTCGCCCGTTCGGGATACATCGACTGGAAGAAGGCGTTCACCCTGGCAGTGGTAACCACCGTCAGTGCACCCATTGGCGCGGTACTGGCACAGCGTATCCCCCAGAAAACCATCTGGATTATCTACTTCTTCGCGGTCGCCTATCTCGCGTACCGCCTGTTCAAACCGGTAAAAGGAGAAGGCACACAGGTGCCCAACTTCCCGCTGGCGCTGGTACTGGCAGTGCCCATCTCTATCCTGAGCGGTCTGCTGGGGGTAGGACCTGGCTTCCTGCTGATGCCCACGCTGATACTGGTGGGCTTCGAGCCGAAGATGGCGGCAGGCATCAATGCCTTCGCGGTGACGCCACCTTCGTTCTCTGCGCTGATACCGCATCTGTCTACCGCGCAGTGGGACATGCATATCACCGTGTGGTGCATCGTGGTCGGTATCGTTTTCTCGTACCTGGGAGCAAAAGTCACCAGTTCGTATGTGCCCAACCAGCGGCTAAAGCAACTGTTTGGAGTGCTCATCGTGGTGATGACCCTGTACAAAATCTACACCTTGATACACTGA
- the lysS gene encoding lysine--tRNA ligase, translated as MELTHEENDQVLRRREKLQALREMGIDPYREERYERTHLAADILNHYEELEGKTVRIAGRIVAMRLMGKASFMHLQDGSDKIQIYLRADDLGEQRYGLLKLLDLGDFLGVQGEVFRTKTGETTVHVREFTILSKALRPIPFGKEKGEQHWYGLQDVELRYRRRYLDLLVNRESRQILLNRCRVVQATRRFLDKEGFLEVETPVLQPLAGGAAARPFITHHNALDVDFHLRISLELYLKRLIVGNIEKVYEIGRVFRNEGMDRRHNPEYTLLELYQAYANLEDIMHLVERLFYHVCLEVRGEPYIEYNGQKVDMTPPWKRGRLLDLIEYYAGVQPEEFATLESAKAAMERKGLPTENEHTVGGIIEKLLERFVQPNLIEPTFVTDYPIETSPLAKKHPQDPRFTRRFEGYVACQEVANAFSELNDPDDQRERFEAQMRMRAAGDEEAHPYDEDFVTALEYGMPPTGGLGIGMDRMAMVILGADSIQDVIFFPQMRPKG; from the coding sequence ATGGAACTGACGCACGAAGAGAACGATCAGGTATTGAGGCGGCGAGAGAAGCTGCAGGCGCTGCGCGAGATGGGCATAGACCCCTATCGCGAGGAGCGATACGAGCGTACCCATCTCGCCGCTGACATACTGAACCACTACGAGGAGCTGGAAGGCAAAACGGTGCGCATTGCCGGGCGTATCGTGGCGATGCGCCTGATGGGCAAAGCCTCTTTCATGCACCTGCAGGACGGCTCCGATAAGATTCAAATCTATCTCCGCGCCGACGACCTGGGCGAACAGCGTTACGGTCTGCTCAAACTGTTGGACCTGGGTGATTTCCTCGGCGTGCAGGGCGAGGTGTTCCGTACCAAAACCGGAGAGACCACCGTGCACGTGCGCGAATTCACCATCCTCTCCAAAGCCTTGCGCCCCATCCCCTTCGGTAAGGAGAAGGGCGAGCAGCACTGGTACGGCTTGCAGGATGTGGAACTGCGCTACCGCCGACGCTACCTGGACCTTCTGGTGAACCGCGAGTCGCGCCAGATACTGCTGAACCGGTGCCGTGTCGTGCAGGCAACGCGCCGGTTCCTGGATAAAGAGGGCTTTCTGGAAGTGGAAACGCCGGTGTTGCAACCGCTGGCAGGAGGTGCAGCGGCGCGTCCGTTCATCACCCACCACAATGCGCTGGACGTGGATTTTCATCTGCGCATCTCGCTGGAGCTGTACCTTAAGCGCCTTATCGTAGGCAACATCGAGAAGGTGTACGAAATCGGGCGCGTGTTCCGCAACGAGGGCATGGACCGCCGCCATAACCCCGAATACACCCTGCTGGAACTCTATCAGGCATACGCCAACCTGGAAGACATCATGCACCTAGTGGAGCGGCTGTTCTACCATGTGTGTCTCGAGGTGCGCGGCGAGCCTTACATCGAATACAACGGTCAGAAGGTAGATATGACCCCTCCGTGGAAGCGTGGACGCCTGCTGGACCTGATTGAGTACTACGCCGGCGTCCAACCGGAGGAGTTCGCCACCCTCGAAAGCGCGAAGGCGGCGATGGAGCGCAAAGGCTTGCCTACCGAGAACGAGCACACTGTCGGAGGCATTATCGAGAAACTGCTGGAGCGGTTCGTACAACCCAACCTGATCGAGCCTACTTTCGTCACCGACTACCCGATAGAGACCTCGCCGCTGGCAAAGAAACATCCTCAAGACCCCCGCTTCACGCGCCGGTTCGAAGGATACGTCGCCTGCCAGGAGGTCGCCAACGCCTTCTCGGAGTTAAATGACCCCGACGACCAGCGCGAGCGATTCGAGGCGCAGATGCGTATGCGCGCCGCGGGCGACGAAGAGGCGCACCCCTACGACGAGGATTTCGTCACCGCGCTGGAGTACGGTATGCCCCCGACTGGCGGACTGGGCATCGGCATGGACCGAATGGCGATGGTCATCCTGGGCGCGGATTCCATTCAGGACGTCATCTTCTTCCCACAGATGCGCCCGAAGGGATAG
- a CDS encoding permease — translation MIVEALKGGLLALQDYVAYHILTCLIPAFLLAGGMVAFVPKEAVLRYLGIATHRIVTYISAAFASFFVAACSCTVIPVSAGVYFAGASLGAAFIILWVAPATNVLALTYTGAIIGWDMAVVRIISAFLMAVVVGSVMTFAFRHEEMQRLVEAQSANAGPATDPTAHVRWRDIVLLLLIVSDLLAPNYVIRTGPYWQKVVVWAAGMVIVALYAWRTKTSEEIRHWLGETWWFVRIILPLLLVGVFIVGVIGALLPQSLVERLVGGNSLRASFIATLVGAISYFATMTEAPFVHKLMQLGMGKGPALALLLTGPGLSLPNWIAIARVFGARKSAVYVVTLIVLGTIVGWAAGSLVWR, via the coding sequence ATGATTGTAGAAGCGCTCAAGGGCGGCCTCTTAGCCTTGCAGGATTACGTGGCTTACCACATCCTGACCTGCCTGATTCCGGCTTTCCTGCTGGCTGGCGGGATGGTGGCGTTCGTACCGAAGGAGGCGGTATTGCGCTATCTGGGCATCGCCACGCATCGAATCGTCACCTACATCAGCGCGGCGTTTGCCAGCTTTTTCGTGGCGGCGTGTTCCTGCACCGTCATCCCGGTCTCGGCAGGTGTGTACTTCGCTGGCGCGAGCCTCGGCGCGGCGTTTATCATCCTGTGGGTGGCTCCAGCCACCAACGTACTGGCGCTAACCTACACCGGCGCGATTATCGGCTGGGACATGGCAGTGGTGCGCATTATCAGCGCGTTCCTGATGGCGGTGGTGGTGGGCAGCGTGATGACCTTCGCCTTCCGCCACGAGGAGATGCAGCGGCTGGTAGAGGCGCAGTCAGCGAATGCAGGACCAGCCACAGACCCCACCGCGCACGTGCGATGGCGCGACATCGTGCTGTTGCTGCTCATCGTGAGCGACCTGCTCGCGCCCAACTACGTCATCCGCACCGGCCCCTACTGGCAGAAGGTGGTGGTCTGGGCGGCAGGCATGGTCATCGTCGCGTTGTATGCCTGGCGCACCAAGACATCGGAGGAAATCCGCCACTGGCTGGGCGAGACGTGGTGGTTCGTACGCATCATCCTGCCGCTGTTGCTGGTAGGCGTGTTCATCGTGGGCGTTATCGGTGCGCTGTTGCCGCAGTCGCTGGTGGAGCGACTGGTGGGCGGAAACAGCCTGCGGGCGTCGTTCATCGCGACTCTGGTGGGTGCCATCAGCTACTTCGCCACCATGACCGAAGCGCCTTTCGTGCACAAGCTCATGCAGCTGGGTATGGGTAAGGGACCCGCTCTCGCGCTGTTGCTGACGGGACCGGGGCTGAGCCTGCCCAACTGGATTGCCATCGCGCGGGTGTTTGGCGCGCGCAAGTCAGCGGTATATGTGGTCACGCTGATTGTGCTGGGCACAATCGTCGGCTGGGCGGCAGGCAGTCTGGTATGGCGATAA
- a CDS encoding SLBB domain-containing protein — MKRVTILFTLFMAILAISSVLAQNEPVRIGAGDTLGITLVGDKDISGQYKVDDSGYIKMPLLGSIKVAGETEEGLTKKLTEMLRKYYVDPVVTVVILERFPRYVTVTGAVRKGGKVPLRENMPTRLIEVIQTAEPEQSADLARIKLTRKQPAPAEMTLDLERFIKFGDPTANVEIMPDDVILVPAKQMMSVFVTGAVARPGVLTLQEGSTFREAILQAGGLLPNADNTRITIRHEGQTEENPVNYNDAMSQDPAKQVVLKNGDRILVPTVQEAVTVSVFGGVNRPGPVPLVGRMRLSEAIGQAGGFSPFARKWDIKILRAVPGSGKRQTLKVNFGEIEEGKADDPYLEPNDQIVVAERPREQFNLSTALSMLSAIASLAWLLRRR, encoded by the coding sequence ATGAAGCGCGTGACGATTCTTTTCACCCTGTTCATGGCGATTCTCGCCATTTCGTCGGTGCTGGCGCAAAACGAGCCTGTTCGCATCGGCGCGGGGGATACGCTGGGCATTACCCTCGTCGGCGATAAGGACATCAGCGGCCAATATAAGGTAGACGATAGCGGCTATATCAAGATGCCTCTGCTGGGGTCTATCAAAGTCGCCGGGGAGACCGAAGAGGGCTTAACCAAAAAGCTCACAGAGATGCTCAGAAAGTACTACGTCGACCCTGTGGTGACCGTGGTCATCTTGGAGCGGTTCCCGCGCTACGTGACGGTAACCGGTGCGGTGCGCAAGGGCGGAAAAGTTCCGCTGCGCGAGAATATGCCCACCCGCCTGATCGAGGTCATTCAGACTGCTGAGCCGGAGCAGAGCGCGGACCTGGCTCGAATCAAACTCACCCGCAAGCAACCTGCCCCTGCGGAGATGACTCTGGATTTGGAGCGGTTCATCAAGTTCGGTGACCCCACCGCCAACGTGGAGATTATGCCCGACGACGTGATTCTCGTGCCCGCCAAGCAGATGATGAGCGTTTTCGTCACGGGAGCGGTAGCGCGTCCGGGGGTGCTTACGCTGCAAGAAGGTAGCACTTTCCGCGAAGCGATTTTGCAGGCAGGCGGGCTGCTGCCAAACGCCGACAACACCCGTATCACCATCCGCCATGAGGGGCAAACAGAGGAGAACCCTGTCAACTACAACGACGCCATGTCGCAGGACCCTGCCAAGCAGGTGGTGCTGAAAAACGGCGACCGTATTCTGGTGCCAACCGTTCAGGAGGCGGTGACCGTTTCCGTATTTGGTGGGGTGAACCGCCCCGGTCCGGTGCCGCTGGTGGGGCGAATGCGCCTGAGCGAAGCCATCGGACAGGCAGGAGGTTTCAGCCCGTTCGCCCGCAAGTGGGACATCAAAATCCTTCGGGCGGTACCCGGTTCGGGTAAAAGGCAGACCCTGAAGGTCAATTTCGGCGAGATCGAGGAAGGCAAAGCCGACGACCCCTATCTCGAGCCGAATGACCAGATTGTGGTGGCAGAGCGTCCGCGCGAACAGTTCAACCTGAGTACGGCGTTATCGATGCTGTCGGCTATCGCAAGCCTCGCGTGGCTGCTGAGGCGAAGGTAG
- a CDS encoding thioredoxin family protein: MKIEVLGSGCPRCHTLEKNAKEAVKQLGIEAEVEHITNLQHSIKRMQEVRALSTPALVVDDKLVVQGKVPSVPELVQTLTSLMATEG, from the coding sequence ATGAAGATAGAGGTACTGGGCTCGGGTTGCCCGCGATGCCATACGCTGGAAAAGAACGCCAAGGAGGCAGTCAAGCAACTCGGCATCGAGGCGGAGGTGGAACACATCACCAACCTGCAGCACTCCATCAAGCGGATGCAGGAGGTGCGAGCGCTCAGCACGCCTGCGCTGGTGGTAGACGACAAGCTGGTGGTGCAGGGCAAGGTGCCTTCTGTGCCTGAACTGGTGCAGACGCTCACGTCCCTGATGGCAACGGAAGGGTAG